One window of Myripristis murdjan chromosome 8, fMyrMur1.1, whole genome shotgun sequence genomic DNA carries:
- the LOC115364314 gene encoding N-acylneuraminate cytidylyltransferase-like — protein sequence MAAKKRSHAGMGDVQDGFLPASKQVRDGERRHIAALILARGGSKGIPLKNIKMLAGVPLIGWVLRVAVDSDVFDSVWVSTDHDEIERVAKAWGAKVHRRSPEVSRDSSSSVDTIKEFIRLNPEVDVVCHIQATSPCLHPFHVKEALEMITLHGFDSVFAVVRRHQFRWKEVKRESGEMTKPLNMDPTNRPRRQDWDGELCENGSFYFCTKELLETQGCLQGGKVAYYEMLPEYSVDIDVDIDWPVAEQRILRFGYFGKQKLEVVQLMLCNMSGCLTDGRIYISASGEEMLSISTRDTMGIHMLMKEGVKVVLLVSSEDPITKVLCDKVAQRTGCQVLQMGAEVLGDVEELMEEMKLDWKDVAYMGNDEPDVLCLNLAALSAVPRDAPAVAVNAAKYTCRSPGGMGAVREFAEYILLLKKKAKSQMEQDRINRQHF from the exons ATGGCCGCAAAGAAGAGGAGTCACGCCGGCATGGGCGATGTGCAGGACGGATTCCTGCCCGCCTCGAAGCAGGTCAGggacggagagaggagacacatcGCTGCCTTGATTCTGGCGAGGGGAGGAAGCAAGGGGATTCCtctgaaaaacatcaaaatgctCGCAGGTGTCCCACTCATCGGGTGGGTGTTGAGGGTTGCCGTGGACTCTGACGTATTCGACAG TGTGTGGGTGTCTACTGACCATGACGAAATAGAGAGGGTAGCAAAGGCTTGGGGGGCCAAGGTGCACCGCAGGAGCCCTGAAGTCTCCAGAGACTCCTCTTCTTCAGTGGATACAATCAAGGAGTTCATCAGGCTTAACCCAg AGGTGGATGTAGTCTGTCACATCCAGGCCACTTCCCCTTGTCTCCATCCGTTTCATGTGAAGGAAGCCCTAGAGATGATCACGCTGCATGGCTTCGACTCTGTATTTGCTGTGGTCAGGAGACACCAGTTCCGCTGGAAGGAGGTCAAGAGAGAGT CTGGTGAGATGACAAAGCCACTAAATATGGATCCAACCAACAGACCGCGGCGTCAGGACTGGGATGGAGAACTCTGTGAAAATGGATCCTTCTACTTTTGCACTAAAGAGCTCCTAGAGACTCAGGGATGTCTGCAG GGTGGTAAGGTAGCCTACTATGAGATGCTGCCAGAGTATAGTGTGGACATAGATGTGGACATTGACTGGCCTGTAGCAGAGCAGAGGATTCTCAG GTTTGGTTACTTTGGGAAACAAAAGCTCGAGGTGGTTCAGCTGATGTTGTGTAACATGTCTGGATGTTTAACGGATGGAAGGATCTATATATCTGCATCCGGAGAGGAGATGTTGTCCATCAGTACCAGAGACACCATGGGCATCCACATGCTGATGAAAGAAGGAGTGAAG GTGGTACTGTTGGTCTCAAGTGAGGACCCCATCACCAAGGTGTTGTGTGACAAGGTGGCCCAGAGAACGGGTTGCCAGGTGCTGCAGATGGGAGCGGAGGTGCTGGGAGACGTGGAGGAATTGATGGAGGAAATGAAGCTGGATTGGAAGGATGTGGCTTACATGG GTAATGATGAGCCGGATGTCTTGTGTCTCAATCTGGCGGCTCTGAGTGCTGTACCACGAGACGCACCGGCGGTGGCGGTCAATGCTGCGAAGTACACTTGCCGCAGTCCTGGAGGAATGGGAGCTGTCAGGGAGTTTGCTGAATACATCTTGCTtctgaaaaaaaaggcaaagtccCAGATGGAACAGGATCGCATCAACCGACAGCACTTCTAG